One genomic window of Hydra vulgaris chromosome 03, alternate assembly HydraT2T_AEP includes the following:
- the LOC136077840 gene encoding uncharacterized protein LOC136077840 yields MPRCYNKKIKPKYNADSLERAIVLVCEKKSTIYHAAKECSVPKETLRRRIKQQEFNANKREGRKNVLSDNDETMIVAAAQYCQRYGLPLDSFDICNLVGQFCTTMRMKTPFKNGIPGKDWIISFKKRHVDKLRLRRPEILTFSRAKSLTHEVVDKFFTILSDVIHNNNIVPSSIYNLDKTGLSTNHLTKRVFVHPKSKDAYELAGSSGKAMYSVLFCVSADGRYLPPFVVFKGEGYLYSKWVENGPPGCAFGATASGWMQDFLFENWFVEHFIPFVDQDQKPILMLYDGHGSHLTYGTIKAAMDNDIQIICLPPNCSHALQPLDVAVFGPLKNEWRKILKRFARETQQKNIDKTAFTGLLKQLCQRLSPANAIAGFRGSGISPLSKEKMERRITGIDFLNQSPEQYSPKSPRIQTPRSAMREALRSIICPNVSAETAAIIEQQKQKRKRVQAKCGELLTNEKVKRRLLEEQKVREEKN; encoded by the exons atgccaagatgttataataaaaaaataaaacccaagTACAATGCTGATAGTTTGGAAAGAGCAATTGTGTTAGTATGTGAGAAAAAAAGTACTATTTATCATGCTGCTAAAGAATGTTCTGTTCCTAAAGAAACATTGAGACGAAGAATAAAACAACAAGAATTTAATGCAAACAAACGTGAAGGTCGAAAAAATGTGCTGAGTGATAATGATGAAACTATGATTGTAGCTGCAGCGCAGTATTGTCAAAGATATGGTCTTCCATTAGATTCTTTTgatatttgtaatttagttGGTCAATTTTGCACAACAATGAGGATGAAAACTccttttaaaaatggaattccTGGAAAAGATTGGATAATTTCATTTAAGAAGCGTCATGTTGATAAACTTCGATTACGCAGACCTGAAATACTTACATTTTCAAGAGCTAAAAGTTTAACACATGAAGttgtagataaattttttactattttatctgATGTGATTCATAATAATAACATTGTACCAAGTAGTATATACAATCTTGACAAGACTGGGCTTTCCACAAATCACTTAACGAAGAGAGTATTTGTACATCCAAAAAGCAAAGATGCTTATGAATTGGCTGGTTCTTCTGGTAAAGCTATGTACTCTGTGCTGTTCTGCGTGTCTGCAGATGGAAGATATCTTCCaccatttgttgtttttaagggAGAAGGCTATCTGTATTCTAAATGGGTAGAAAATGGACCACCAGGATGTGCTTTTGGGGCAACAGCAAGTGGATGGATGCAAGACTTTCTATTTGAAAACTG GTTTGTCGAGCACTTCATACCATTTGTTGACCAAGATCAAAAACCAATACTCATGCTTTATGACGGTCATGGAAGTCATTTAACATATGGTACTATAAAAGCAGCCATGGACAACGATATCCAAATTATTTGTCTTCCACCAAATTGCTCACACGCATTACAACCGTTAGATGTAGCTGTCTTTGGACCATTAAAGAATGAGtggagaaaaattttaaagcggTTTGCAAGagaaacacaacaaaaaaatattgataagaCAGCTTTTACAGGATTATTGAAACAATTGTGTCAGAGACTCTCTCCAGCAAATGCTATAGCAGGATTTCGTGGTTCAGGTATCTCACCATTAAGTAAAGAAAAGATGGAAAGAAGAATAACAGGTATTGACTTTCTCAATCAATCACCTGAACAATATAGCCCTAAATCTCCAAGAATACAAACACCGAGATCAGCTATGCGAGAAGCTTTAAGGTCAATCATATGTCCTAATGTATCTGCAGAAACAGCAGCAATAAttgaacaacaaaaacaaaaaaggaagagaGTACAAGCAAAATGTGGAGAACTCCTTACAAATGAGAAAGTCAAACGACGGTTACTTGAGGAACAAAAAGTTAGAgaggaaaaaaactaa